Proteins encoded together in one Triticum dicoccoides isolate Atlit2015 ecotype Zavitan chromosome 7B, WEW_v2.0, whole genome shotgun sequence window:
- the LOC119341095 gene encoding nuclear transcription factor Y subunit C-4-like, with protein MEPSSQPQPATGDVVAGGSQVYPASAYPRAATIAVAPGIIPAGSQPASPFPANPAQLNAQNQLIYEQAQQFQQQLQQQQQRQLQQFWAERLSEVDQATDFKNHTLPLARIKKIMKADEDVRMISAEAPVVFAKACEIFILELTLRSWMHTEENKRRTLQKNDIAAAISRTDIYDFLVDIIPRDEMREEGVGIPRAGQPPLLGDTPYPYYYPQQVPGAVMGYGGQQVQQGHLPYVWQDPQEQQQQGPHAEQHQSESG; from the coding sequence ATGGAACCGTCTTCACAACCTCAGCCTGCAACGGGTGATGTCGTTGCTGGTGGATCACAAGTGTATCCTGCCTCAGCCTATCCACGTGCAGCAACAATAGCGGTAGCTCCTGGTATCATTCCTGCCGGTTCACAGCCAGCATCACCATTCCCTGCCAATCCAGCCCAGCTCAACGCTCAAAACCAGCTTATCTACGAGCAAGCGCAGCAATTTCAGCAgcagctccagcagcagcagcagaggcagCTGCAGCAGTTCTGGGCCGAACGACTGTCGGAGGTTGATCAGGCCACCGACTTCAAGAACCACACCTTGCCACTCGCCAGGATAAAGAAGATCATGAAGGCCGACGAGGATGTCCGCATGATCTCTGCCGAGGCCCCGGTGGTCTTTGCGAAAGCGTGTGAGATATTCATACTGGAGCTGACGCTGAGGTCGTGGATGCACACCGAGGAGAACAAGCGCCGGACCTTGCAGAAGAATGACATCGCCGCCGCCATCAGCAGGACCGACATCTACGACTTCCTGGTGGACATAATCCCCAGGGACGAGATGAGGGAGGAGGGGGTTGGGATTCCCAGGGCCGGGCAGCCGCCGCTCTTGGGGGACACGCCGTACCCGTACTACTATCCGCAGCAGGTGCCAGGTGCGGTGATGGGGTACGGTGGCCAACAGGTGCAGCAGGGCCATCTGCCGTATGTGTGGCAAGATCCTCAGGAGCAACAGCAGCAGGGCCCTCATGCGGAGCAACATCAATCTGAAAGCGGCTGA